CCAACAAGATCGACGGCAACAACCTCCTCAATGTGACCCGCACCCAGGACTGGGCCCGAGTCGGCCAGGGCGGAGAGAACATCTCCGCCAACGCGCTGCTGTACGCCGCGCTCAAGGGCGGCGCCACCCTGGCCACGGCCGAGGGCGACAGCGCGCTCGCCGCGAGCTGGACCGGCAAGGCGGACGCGATCAAGACCGCGGCCAACTCGCGGCTGTGGGACGCCTCGAAGGGCATGTACAAGGACAACCCCACCAGCGGCCTGTACCCGCAGGACGGCAACTCCCTTGCGGTCTGGTACGGGTTGACCGATTCCGCGGCCAAGGCGAAGAGCGTCATCGCGGGCCTCGGGAAGAACTGGGGCGCGTACGGCCCCACCACCCCCGAATGGGGCGGCAACGTGTCGCCCTTCGCCGGCGGGATGGAGTTGAACGCCCGCTTCACCGCCAACGACGACTACGGCGCCCTGGCGCAGATCCGCCGTACCTGGGGCCACATGCTGAACAGCGACATCGGCACCAAGAGCACCTTCTGGGAAGGCATCAAGGTCGACGGCGGCCTCGCCTACGGCGGTTCGTTCATGAGCCTGGCCCACGGCTGGTCCTCCGCGCCCACCTCCACGCTCACCTTCGACGTGCTGGGCACCGCACCGGAGTCGGCGACCGGCGCGTACCGCTTCGTCCCGCACCCAGGCGACCTGACCAGCGCAGAAGGCCGCATCACCATGCCCCAGGGCGCCGTCAACGCCTCCTGGTCCCGCGACCCCGCCGCCGGCACCTACTCGGCGCACCTAGCCAGCCCGTCCGGTACCACCGGCCGTATCGGCGTCCCGAAGTTCGGCGGCGGCAACGTCTCGGTGTCCGTGAACGGCACCGTCGTCTGGAACAACGGATCCTTCACCCCCACCCCCGGCATCACCGGTGCGAGCCAGGACGACACCTACGTCTACCTCACCGGCGTCGCCCCGGGCAGCTACACCGTGACCGCCACCGGGCTGGGCAACCCGCCCGCACCTGCCGAACCCGGTACCGCTGCCCTGCGCGCGGGCTTCACCCGGTGCGCGGGCGAGGGCGGCACCTGCTCCTTCAGCGGCACCCGCTCAGTGGCCTACGGGGCCGGGACGTACAGGTACAAAACAGTGACCGGCAGCACTGCCTGCACCAACGCCTCCTTCGGCGGCGACCCGGCGTCGAACCTCGTCAAGTCCTGCTACGTCGCCGACGTGGGCGGTCCGCCCGGATACACCGTCTGCGCGGCCGAGGGCGGCACCTGCTCCGTTCCCGGCTACAACCGTGACGTGGTGTACGGCGCCAACGGCAACTTCGCCCACCAGGTCACCAACGGTTCCGTCGCCTGCACCAACGCCCACTTCGGCGATCCCATCGACGGTGTCGCCAAGTCCTGCTACCTGCCGCCTGACGGCGCCCCGCCCGGCGGCTGGACCAAGTGCGCCTCCCAGAACGGCACCTGCCCGGCCGCCGCGGGACAGCCGGTGATGTACGGCGCCTTCGGCGCCTTCACCACCATCACGGCCACCGGCGACACCCCGTGCACCGACGCCACATTCGGCGACCCGATCTTCGGTGAGTCGAAGGCCTGCTACACCGCCACCGCCGGCCCGCCCGGCTACGCCACCGCCTGCTCCGACGAAGACGGTACGTGCGCCTTCAGCGGACAGCAGACCGTCGCCTACGGCGCACGGGGCAGTTTCGCCTACAGGTCGTTCACCGGCGGCACGGTCTGCACCACGGCGGCATTCGGCACTGATCCGCTGCCCGGCGTGCGCAAGACCTGCTACCTCACGCCCTGAGGGGAATGCGAGGGCG
The Streptomyces sp. CGMCC 4.7035 DNA segment above includes these coding regions:
- a CDS encoding alpha-L-rhamnosidase-related protein translates to MLSGQPTRISGSQSAITLDFGKEVGGLATLSFGSTSSDGQRIGLAFSESSLYVGNNSDRSSGRDGEDGALYATASANGTYTMPTARLRGGFRYLTVFLDTSGWVDLKGVSLNFTAAPGKANPADYANYFSSSDDLLNRIWYAGAYTVQLNTIASDQGRAWPPPASEWDNSATVGVGDSVLVDGAKRDRTVWPGDMGIAVPTQYAYSNDLTSTRNALTTMYNAQSAEGEIPWSGPPFNLTGSDTYHTWTLLGTATYYAYSADRAWLDSKWANYKRGMAFITNKIDGNNLLNVTRTQDWARVGQGGENISANALLYAALKGGATLATAEGDSALAASWTGKADAIKTAANSRLWDASKGMYKDNPTSGLYPQDGNSLAVWYGLTDSAAKAKSVIAGLGKNWGAYGPTTPEWGGNVSPFAGGMELNARFTANDDYGALAQIRRTWGHMLNSDIGTKSTFWEGIKVDGGLAYGGSFMSLAHGWSSAPTSTLTFDVLGTAPESATGAYRFVPHPGDLTSAEGRITMPQGAVNASWSRDPAAGTYSAHLASPSGTTGRIGVPKFGGGNVSVSVNGTVVWNNGSFTPTPGITGASQDDTYVYLTGVAPGSYTVTATGLGNPPAPAEPGTAALRAGFTRCAGEGGTCSFSGTRSVAYGAGTYRYKTVTGSTACTNASFGGDPASNLVKSCYVADVGGPPGYTVCAAEGGTCSVPGYNRDVVYGANGNFAHQVTNGSVACTNAHFGDPIDGVAKSCYLPPDGAPPGGWTKCASQNGTCPAAAGQPVMYGAFGAFTTITATGDTPCTDATFGDPIFGESKACYTATAGPPGYATACSDEDGTCAFSGQQTVAYGARGSFAYRSFTGGTVCTTAAFGTDPLPGVRKTCYLTP